CAGCAACACCAGCAGTGTCAAGCCTTGTTTTCCATGATTTTTTGGATGATTTACTCCTGATGTGGTCAGCTGTGCAGAGTGAGTCCTTATCCCCTTTGCTAAGGAAATACGAACGCTGGATGTTCGTATATATATAATCTATAGATCTCCTTTGGCTGGGCAGGCACCAACCAACCAAGATGACAATATTTAAGCTGTCTGACTacaacttttttcctccctcagagGAAActtcttaaaaagtaaataagCCTTAGCTCGTGCCATTGCGAGGGAAAGCCTGCAAATGCATCCAGCTACAAAAAAGGCTCCCACAGAAACTATTTCTTTtaagcatctttatttttaagccaACGCCGTGAGGTTTGTGACTTAGCTCTAGAGGTGCCGGTCGTAGGGGCAAATAACACGTTAAGGACCGAAACCCTATTTTAACATTAACTCATAGGAGCGCCCCACCTCCCGAACGCCAGCGTGCAGGCAGAAAGCAGGTTAAACCCCACGCCGAGGGGGGTCAACAAGCCCTTAAAcatccccgctcccccccgcgcAGCCAGACGCTGGTTTTAACCTTCACGAGGTAGCTCAGAAAAACCCGAACCTGAATCTGCTCCTCGGGCATCCTCCAGCCAGCCGTCCCTGCTCCTCCGGGCTGGGAAAAGCCCCACGCACGGCTGTACCCGGCTCTTCCCGGGCAGGGCTCCGGACACCGGGGCGGGGACGGGACCACGGAGGGAGCCGGCCGGCCAGCGCGGCCCGGGGACGCTCCGGTATCAGCCCCGCGCCGTCCCACCGCCCGCACCGGGGCGAAGCCGGCGAGCGGCACCGCGGCCCGGCCCACGGCggagccccggcccgccgcgcccccgcctcGCACCgcccgcgggcccggccccgctgccgggagCGCTCCCGCCCCGGCGAGGCCCCgcggggaggcggcagcggcACGGCCGAGGCCCGCCCACGGGGCGCTCCCGCCGTagggctgcccgcgccccggccgCGGTCCGAAAGGTGCCCCCGGCCCCCGGTACCTCGATCTTGTCGACGCTGCGAGCGCACCCCACCACCTTCATGCCGTGCTGCACCAGCGCCCGCGCCACGGCCGCGCCGatgcccaccgaggcgccggtgACCAGCGCGACGCGCCCGGTCCAGCGCTCCatggccccggcccggcccggccccgccgccgcgcacaatgcgccgcccgcccgctccgccggACACGCCCCCGGCCCACCGGACACGCCTTCGGCCACGCCCCCGGGCCGCCGGACACGCCTCCAGCCACGCCTCCGGGCCGCCGGACACGCCCACTACGCGGCACGCCCTGCGTGCACCGAGTTCGTGAGGGCTCAGCCCGCGGGGTGGgacgcgggggcggggggctctgCTTGGGTTTGGGGTCTCTCCTCCCCAAAACGCCCCCACTGAGAAGGGCGAGGCCTGAAATCAGAAAGGTGAGATGCTGTTAAATGACTTTTTCGCTTTAAAGGTAAAATACCCTACAGCAGCTGGGTAACGAACAGCGATGGGCTGCTTTAAATCAAAAACAGTTTATTAGCATGAAACGGCTGCATCGGCTCCTGTTCTCTTCAACCGTGTAACGATTACGTGAGCTGTACAGCAATCCTGTCACTGGCTGAATTACCCATTCGCTCGCACGCACGGCGAGGAGGAGAAAGCTGCTTTGTTACGGTACACAGAAGTCAAAAAGCATCCAAAAAATGCAAAGTTCCCCCCACCAGGGGAATCTTAACTCTGTTTCGCTGCTTCTCCGCAGCCACCTGTGGCAGAGCGGGTGCTGCCGGAGGGTCCCCCCCGCTGCAGAGGAGACGCTCGCACCCAGCTGGCACCCATCCATGTCCCAAAAAAAACCAGTCCTGGGAAAGAGACGTGGGTGCCGGGATGGACACGCGGAGCCCAAACGCAGCGACCCAGCAAACAAAGAGCGAGGCAGGGTGAGGGGTGGGCTTGGGAGGGAGAAAACCTGTTGGTGAGATCGGAGGAAGGAGCTCTGGCACGGGACGAAGCAGCTTTGGGAAGGGACTGTCATCCCCCCTCCCGGGGCCAGGGAGCACGTCTGAATAATTCACAGAAACTTTTGAAGAAACAGATTAATTGAAACGGAAGAGGCGAAAGTACAGGTATTTAATTTATGAAGTAAGGAAGGGCTGGGATTTGACAATTCCGTTTAAATTCTGCAGAAGTAGAGATCTGGGTTAGAAATGGGGCAGCGAGCCCTGGCACGACCTTCTCTACctgctgtggggggagagggagctgtCAACAGAAGAGCGTTAAGAAATAAAGTCCGGCCCCACTGTGGGCAATGACTGCACTGGCCTGAAGGAGGGTAAGCGCTTGCGGTTCCTGCCAAAATTATCTTTCTATCAAATCTAAGATTTTGGGCAGCCAAAGCACGCTGGTGTTCAAGTCACTGGGGGAGACCGAGCCAGCGGCACGTGCGAGCAGGGCGGGCGGTGGTTGCGCAGAGCTCCCTGCCGGAGTTTACCTGCGGTACGAGCACGTTGCAGCTGAAAAAGCAACTTTCAGGTTCCCCACTAGAGACAGATACTACAAGGAATTTACAAATGGGCCCTGACTCAGGTTTGGCCGATGCAGACCGCTGTATACCAATGATACAaggaggaaaaagataaaaataggtCTTTCAGGGGTGCTCGAATCCAGCTGCGGTCTTTCATAAGCTTCACAGCAAAATCCACGCTCTCAAATAAGAAAGCTCAAATACCACCTCTCAGATAAGACAGATGGGCCATTCTCACCCTCCACACGGAAGAGGTTAGTTAGAAATGGGAAACTGGGCTTTCTACGGAATGCAGCTTTTGGGGCTTTTTCTCCTGGGTGTGACTTTTCCTGCACCTCCGAGGGTGCAGTAAGAACCGTAAAGCAGTTAAACAGCGGGACAGACCAAATTCCCGCCGAAGCAGAAGCGTCTTCAGTGGTCACACGTAGCAGAATTTTAGAAAATGAGCATAAATCTGAGAGCTGAGAAGGCGATGCGCTGAGCCGCCCAGGGAATTCCTCAGCTGGAGCCTCTGCAGCTTCGAGCCCGACGGTTTCATGTGTACGTCCAGCTGCATTCTGAATCCAGACACACTTCTGCCATCCTCACCGTGCTGCGATAACGAGCTGCCCAGTTTAACTGGGATGAATTGAAGGGATTCCCCCCTTGGCTCTGGAGTTGGTCAGATCTGGAGCAGATCTGCTGATCCCCAGGGTCCATCTACCACCGGGGGCAATGGCTTGCTGCAAGGACATGCTGGGAGAGCCGTTTTTGAAGGTGTTTCCTCCCGTTCTCTTCCCGCTGGCCATACATTGCTGGGCGGCTTATTTTGAACCTACTTTGGACGGACACAAAACGAAGAAGAACGTTATTAAAAGTCTGATTCCCAAGTACCACCCCTAGAGCTGATTACACAGCCTGtcactgaaaattgaaaaataaaaagtaaagaatagACTACACAGGTATTCAGGttcttttgattttgtaaaaaaaatatgaagtacCACTTGTGTCCCTTTCCCAACAGGGCAAAGGCTGCAGGAGATTTTCCTGGGGGGGCTGAGCTTGAGTGGGCGCAGGGCCCACAGCGAGCACTGGGCTCCAGCTGGGCTGTTGCAGTGAAAAGGGCCCCTCGGCCATAATAAATATATAGGGAGGGTTGTAGATGCTGCCATCCTACACGTATAGCAAACACCACATACAGCACCTGCTGGCCGCCGGGCTGGCCGCACGCCGCAGCGGCTCCGGGACTCACTGCTTTCCTCCAGATGTGACCCCAAGCACCAAATCGCTCGAGCGCCCTGCGGTAACACCGCATTTAAAACAGTgatctaaattcttttttttttccccatcatttcaGCTCCTGGTAAAGCAGAAAACGACAAACGCCCCACTTAAAAGTGATGATTTCATCAGTTCCCAAGGACAACTACCCCCCGAACCAGCTCCTTGTGCAGGCACAAGCGGTGCGCAGCCAGCAGCTCGGCTCTTTGAAGTTAACCACGTTCTTCCTGTGGCTGACAGAGTATTTGATTAAAGAAATCACCACGATAAGGACTCTCCTTCCTCACATTAAAGATGGAAACTTCTTCCTTTTGCAAAATTAGCCTTTTGCATTGCAAACGTAAGAGTCCGTGTGGCTTCAGAGGAAGCTGAAGGTTCGTTTTCATGAAGCTGAATTTCAAAGTTAAAATCAGGACTAGGAGAAAAGTCCATCCGTGTTCTCTGTCACTCTCAATGAATTGACTCTCGGGTTTATCGTGAGAACCCTGGGCAAATTAAGCATCGCCAGGCACAAGTGCCGCTTTATAACGTGTCGAAGCATGACACAGCGCCAAGAAAACAAACCTGTCTCTTTCCCTTTATCAGAAAAACTAAAGGGACCACAGTACAGAACATAAGGAAATTAGGAATTATATTTCTGCTTACCCCCCCACCAAAAcagaattttctccttttagtgGCAGCTGCTACCAAAATCTAAGCACCGTCATATAAAAAAGCATTCATATCTTTatagttttcttctgtgttttgtaaCACAGAAGTATTGTATTTGAGTGAAATAATCAGTAAATATCTCTTCAATAATATCCAAAGGGACTATTTATCAGTATTACCAGTTaacttggaaaaaataatgaagctaAAGCTCACTCAAGAACATAGTTTTTACATCTGATTTTGTAAAACAGCTATAAAATAACCAAGTGGGGTGTGCATTAACAGAGCATGATCTCCTTTAAATATGAAAGTTATCTGggcctttattattattatgaaaacaTTTGTATCTTGATTTCAATTTGCATACATGATTTTTAATTCCTACATTTTTTGAGGTGCACTTGTACAACAAAGAGCCTCCGCTTCTAGATACACATCAACATGTAAGAGCTTCCAGGTGGAAGTGCCACAGGAGTCGGCTCACGTCAGCTGAATTTGGATGCTTACCGTGCACAACCGTACCACCACCTCCAGTCTTGTCGATTTAGCACCAGGTTTTAAATTGCGTTTTTCTTAATCTCTCACACACTGTATCTTCACCACTTGCCAGACCACCCTCTGCAAACAAGCCATGCCACCAGATACCGTATTTGTGAGAACAAGATATGGCTGAAAGGATATTTATGCAAAAGCACTCCTGTTCTGCCCTCAGAACAGAGCTCATTATTCCATTAAGAAAACATCAAGGTGTGTGGAAAACCTGCTTTTTGTTGGATTACGTTCTGATGGGCTCAGGCAGAAGCTTTAAGTCTGCTTTGTCGGGGAAGAAGGTAAATGAGCACCGTGGTCTCCTAACTCACTGGCATCAGTAATTGTCTCGACGAGAAACTAAATTAAGGCCCAAAAATGGTACAGGCTGCAcactccagacaaatcccaaaccaccaccaaaccaaGCACGCTGACCCTGGGCACAGCGCTCACGTCATGCAGCACGTCCGCACGGCCCAGTGCTGCTCAGAGACACCCCAGGCAGCCCCGCGCAGCGCCGTGCCACGCCGAGACATCATCCGGATCCTGGGAGCGGCGCCAGGCAGGTGGGGTGCAGCGCCCTACTGACACAAGCGGGGTATCACGGACCCAGCTTGTCCGGCAATAACTCCAAGATCTCTAAACCACCTCAGTGGAGAATCACACGCCCCGGTGGGCTGGTTTCCATGAGCGCCACTGAAGGATCCGTACTTTTCCCAGGCAAGTTTACTCACCTCACGCCTGCCTCCATGAAGCTTCGCAGACTGAAGAGACAGCAAGAATTCAGACTGCTGGGAAGGAGTCTTTAAAGCAGGAACATGTACACCAACTTTTACTATGCatattaataaatattctttatttaaattttgcaCATTGCGCTTTAACATATTACatccaaaacattttgcaaatggaTGTCTACTTTGTAAAATCTTATATTCAGCTCATTGTCATTCTGTACAGAATTATAGGTACAACATTACTTTGCCACTAGTTTGCTTTTTGTAAGTCTCACAGTAAgagaaacatttaatgaaaagaGATGGCTTAAATTATAAGAGAGGCTTGCACAGCTACTCAACTAAAGATACAAGcctgaagaaagaacaaaattaatgaaatcacCTCCACCAGCCTCcccaaaaaaccaagaaaaaaaagaatcacattaatttaagataaaattttGCCATAAGTCACTAAATTAAGTTTTTGAAAGAGAAGGCGCAGTAGTCATCTTGAGAATTTCAGTGAAAGACAGAgctattttattgtatttagtTTGCTCCAGCCGTTGTCAACCAACCATTACAAATGGGCCTCTTGTGATCATTTAAGCGGCAGTATTTATTAAATTTCTCCTTCAGATGCTGTCGGTATTGTTCTCTATTGCTGTAAAAAGACTTGTTGTTTGCCATAAAGGACTGTATTTCATCTTGTGAGATAAAGATTTCCTCATCAGAAGTGCATTCAGACTCATCCTACAAATGAAAACAGGCATTTAAGAACTCGAGCATTGTCCCTCCTGTGCAGTACACCTCTCCTGCAATTGTACACGTTGTCTACAGTTGCTCTGAAGAAAGACGGAGCCTTCATCTCACGACACCACAAGTCTTAGCTGGCTAATCCAGTCACCTGATTCACACACAACGCTCTGCTATTTTTTTGGGTAAGAGGCAGCCTATACAGTCACAAAATCTACCAGAATAAGCTTCAGAGTCTTAGCACATTTCCACTGAAAGCGGATGGCTTTTATCAGagttcaaaaaaaaggaaagaaaaaaaagaggaaaaaaaaaagaaaaaaaaaaaagatgtaaagcaaggggaaggaggaggagaagagaaggaaagggagagaaaaagttgTCCAAGGAGCCTATAGTGGGAAGTAGTATTTGAGGCATGAAGGCAGCAATAATGCACGCTTCATTTTATGGAATAATATGATCCTTGATAATAAATACTTAGAATACAAGTTCTGTCACTTGCATTCCAGTGACAGGCAAtttctcctcctctgcaaagCATCCGAGTTACATACTTTACAGGGAAcatgcaaaagcaaacaaactaacACTGGGAGAGTAAGCTATGAATTTAGGTTCAGTTACGTTCTCTCTTGCAACAGTTCTGCAGTGGGATTTGAGTTCTAAACCCCATCCTCAATCCTGAGGATTTAAAGCAGTATGCTACAACCTAAAATTCAAAGTAAGTGGTTACTTACAAGGAGTTCCACTAAGCTCTTGGCACCTTTTCCAGTATCAGGAACAAGTGACATTTCTGTAGGTTCTGCAAACTGTGACACATTTTTCATATGCTCAAACCAAGGCAACTGCTGCCCACTTTTTTCTGAGCTACAGCAGCTTTCAGCATGTGTGTCTTTGGTCTTGTCGCGATGAAACTCTGTGTGCATGATATTTCCTGAGGTCTCTCTGTTACCTGGATCTGCCATACAGCTTCCAAGTTTCTGAATCTAAAATTGAAAATAGCCTGTAATGAACTACTAGCAGTGTTAAACCTGAAACATTCAAGTTTCAgatgggagcaggaggaaaagaggaaaggaaaaagttcaAAAAGAGAGCAAGGATATATGATTTTTAAATACGtgtgcctggggaggagggggcaatGGTATGTTAATCCACTGAGAGTGCGCAAAAGTGCACATGCTTAGGAACATAGGAGAGAAGAGACTCCTTCCGCCACAACCTATTCTAGGAAGGACCTCGATTTCAAAACTCGGATGGAGAGGTAACAGAAGATCCTTGTTACCCCATTTACAGCATTAGTCACAATTGAAATTTGAAATACTTTTGTAACTACtttaaaatgtatgcatttaaatAAGCATTCTGGAATAGCTATGTTCCTTACATGTTCATTCTCACACTTCaaagttttacttttctttttcttctttttgtttttgccTTTTGTGTTATTCTCTTCCGAATTAGCCCAACATTCCACACAGCTATCTCCATCCTCCTCTTTGTCGTCACAGCGATGAACACAGGAATCATCTCCTGCAAAAGACAGGGAATTTTCTTCTCAGATACTTCAGTTTTGTGGATACTAAACCAATATTACGTTCTTACCAAACCTACCATTCTCGTCATGGTTGCAAATGCCTTCAGTGCAGGCCACATCTGATCCCTCTCGAGATCCAGTTTCGCTGCCCTCCATGCTAGACGAATAGCCGCAATCACTACCATTACAATGCGGGGATAAACCTGAGACGAAGTGAAAAGTTACGCTAATCTACAGTTGCTGCTGCATATTCTTTAGTTATGCCTCTAACAAGaaagaattcttaaaaagaaaagttatatttaaaaatagctgaGCACTGTTTACCCCATAAAtggtaaatgtttttaaaaatgaaaaataatgacatttaaCATACCTTTCTTGATTTTAGGTGAACCTAATAGGGTACCACTACTAGGACAGGTGCAAGAAGTGCTTTCATTAGTAACAATTACTTCTACACAATTGTTTGCTTCTTCGGTGCTACCACAGGCTTTGCAACTACTTTCCGTGAAGTTCgaattttccttaaaacaaaaacaaaaaatacttgcaaGTACTGAAAGTAGCTCAGCCAgcatatttatgaagaaaaaactgGTGACTGACTGATAACAGCCACAGCATTGTTTATAATTCTTCAGAAGTACaagacaactgaaaaaaaccccaactactTTCCCTACAATAATATGACCTACAGTTAGCCCATTAAGTTCAGTCAAGAGATCCAGAATAATAATTGCACCTACTCAGTCACTTAAAGCTTCCCCCTCTCCAAAAATTCAATGGTAATTGTCCGCAACTAGCATTTGAATTCCCATATTCTAAGCGACATTTAAGAAATTATAGCTGAAAAATATTCTAGCATAACCTTACCCCCtagatttaggattttttttaaaaaactcaccaaacccaaacccccaacAGCTAAGGAGTTCCAGGCAACTACTTTACAAAAAGACCGTGCTAATCTGAAAACGTATTATATTCCACTAGCGATCAAAAACTAGTTCCCAAAACTAGAGATACAGTAAAAACTTCTCAAGAATTCTAACATGGAAGAGTGAACTGATGAATGAAGCGCCAAATTAGAAATCTATTTAACAACAGCAGAAAGCCACAGCTATCAGTGTTTACCTTTGCttgatttatttccttctcttccgtGGCCTGCAAAGGAGTAGGGatctcacacacacacttatttttCCGTCTGTTCTTCCGTTTTTGGCGCTTCTTCTCTTGTTTAAGCTCTCGCactctttcttcttctgaaaaTTCTTCACAGAGCTGTTCCAATCGACTAATACCCTGCACTTTTTCCACAGCCATCTGTTTATAAGAGGTTAGATCTATTTATAGATGTTAACACAATTCAAgcttttacatttataaaaaaggAGGAGCAAAATAGCTGGTAAATTCTTTTTATAATAAAGTCACAGCAACACAACTATTGACTACAGAACAAAAATGCCTATCCAGATTTAGTCACTAAATTTAGATTGCTGGAGAAGATGTATGTACAGGGGGAGCACTGCGTTTAACTTATGGCCCAAATTCACAGTTTTCAGTAAAAAGTTGCAGACTTGAATGCATTTTTGGATCTGTATTTACATGGTAGATACCCTGATTATCtaacacagcagcacagaaaaacacattagaacTACTGCTACAGAATTCCTGCAGATCTTTGCCTAGGGTAACCAGTGAAAAATCTAACTGATTTTCTAGGCAGTCCAATTTTGAAGTATAGACGTATCTCAAAATATAGCAAGTATCTAAATATGTTCCTTAATATTAAATTTAGAACAAATATCATAATGGCACGTCTACATATGAAGTTACAAGAATATAGTTAAACTAGTAAACTATTGTGGATCAATACTCCtacagagttaaaaataaattcacgagttttggggttttttttccatatcacTCTGGGAACTCCGTAAGCCAAAATGAGACATCATCTTTCCCACTCACCTTAGAAAAGGACTCCATATAAAGATATAACAGTTCCATACTTCAGATTCATAGCCAACCTTGCATACCAGTATAATTACCCGAGTTTTACAATGTCAATGAATTTTCAAAACCATACTTTATCAGATCAAAAAAACATCAAGGCAAAACCTGACAAAAATGCCACAGTGCACCCAGCCCAACACTATTTCCATAGCATTATAAGTCTCTTAAAAAATTACTTGTAAAAAACCTCCAAGAACTAACTAGATTAGGGTTCCACTGTGATCTTTTCCAAATTGATTttgttcttcctcctctgatGTTTTAAGAGTTTTTAGAGAGAACAGTCATGATGAATGGaagataaacaaaacaaaaaagatctaTGTCATGCCAAAGGGAAAGTATACTATTGGCATATGTTAAAGGAGCTGCAATGAGGTCTGTCTGAAGTTCAAGATCCCACAGGATTACACAGTGCATTTGGAACACACTGAATGCAAGAGTTAGCAGTTGTGCTTGTAATTCAAAAGCACATCCTCCATTTTTACTAATAAGACAAATAAAACTGTTGTAGCCAGAGCTACTTTAAATGCTATCAGGTAGAAATACCTTCACTGTgaattaaaaacacagaagatCCAGTGTACTGTAAAGTGCAGCTTGGAAAGTAAAAGCAAGCCTCAATCTTTTATGTTCCAGTAGACTTCACATCGGAATGCAACTCAGTTGTGCTATGGATTGATATTACACAACTGTTGCCTGCAGTGAACAGGAGATTGAGTGCAACACCCTCGGAGCTCCTTCCAGCCCAACGTtagtagaaagcagaaaaataattttagtggaAATGCACAGAGTTATTATAGCAATTCAAATACGAGTTAgataaaacttgatttttaccTCAAAGCTTTTGCGTAAAGCATCAACACCTAGGTAAAAAAGCATCTGCCATGTTTGTTCCTCAGCCCGCAACTTTTGCCAGATTCGGTGTAATCTTTCATAAAGATGAATACCCAGGCAGGTCAAAACTTCTTCTTGGGCTATGTCTATTGTCTTAGCATGCCTTTCTCTTCGTCTAAAGGAAGAGTTGAACCAAAGTATAGTATGGTTAAAGTAGCTGGAAGTCTACCAAGAGATCAAAGCAGTTCAGTGACGTATTTTCTGTATGTACAACTGAAGATATGTTTGCATGAACAGCTTTTTAAATCGAGTTCTGCTGTGCTGCATGCGGATGCAAAATAGAAAGGACCAGGTCAAAACCACCACTGCATTCCTGCGTTAATCTGTGCAGGGCACTGTTAAGCTGCCCTATGCCTTCCCACTTGTGACTTCTGAAGGTGCTACCCCATCAGTGTCTGCTTGCTCCTACTAGGAGGGATCAGCAGGGTTTTAATGCCAAAGAGATGCAACCATTCTTCATTTCGTAGAATTTGTATTTAGTTTATAGCAAATATTTCAGCTTCCTAGACATTTATGCGTCAGTTAACTGAAGCTGAATAAATACACATAGAAGTTTACACATTACTTACCGtacaaagtaaaaatatttcagtattaacCTGTATCTatcatttattaaagaaaaaatcattaTAAAGGATTTAGCCTCCTAATCAAACAGTTATGATTGAGCTCTAAAGACACTGAGCTCAGAATTGAATTTTTCATTGGAAGATTTTAAGATGCTAAAACAGGTTCAGAAATTACTGTAATATACAAACGGTGACAAAACTAAGTTGAACACTTGGCATTTGGTAAAACAGTCAACCAAGGTTCTCTTTCTATTTCGCATATTTTGAACACCTCAATGGAAAAGCAGGCAGCCCTGGTGAGTGAACAAATGAACCAGAAGACATTTGGCAATTTCTTTCAGTCTTGCCTTCAGAGTTAAATGCACCTTAAAGTCAAAAGCACATATGAAATCTTCGCTACTTTGAAGCACTATCTTGAAAGTCTACTTCAATACGAATATTTACATTCAGAAGTTTATTATGCAGCAAGGAGGCAAAGATCacttttgcaaaatacattcaataataaaataaagaagcaaaGCGCTAGATAGCCCACTCTAGCAAATTACATACTCATACCCTCCTGCGAACTCTGGTTCAGCTCGACCCAATAGGTGTGCGATGAAATCTGTTTCACAGCATACATGTATATGACGTTCATGGGGACAGCAACGCAAGCCCTCGTAAAGTGCAGCGCAGTAGCCCTTTTCCTTGCTGCAGTCTAGCTCACCAATAAGAATATTGTACGCCCGAAGTACTTTATTTTTGCAGTCAGTGCAAAACCTGTGTTAAAACAGAACATAACAGAACTGAATTCTTATTCAAGCAGAAATTTAGACCCGCTTAGTCTAAGTTATAATATACTGAGATATTTAATAGCGCATGCTATATTTAAACTAGGTCACAGAAGGTTTATGTTACTCCAAAAGGTAAAATAGTAAGACTTTGGCTGTAAGCCACCTAAGTTTACTATATGTATTATGCTACCTATCATATATTACAACTCTGGATATCAACTTCCATGCTCCAAGGCATAAATCAGGCTAATTGTTAA
This is a stretch of genomic DNA from Calonectris borealis chromosome 19, bCalBor7.hap1.2, whole genome shotgun sequence. It encodes these proteins:
- the GGNBP2 gene encoding gametogenetin-binding protein 2 isoform X1, whose protein sequence is MARLVAVCRDGEEEFPFEKRQIPLYIDDTLTMVMEFPDNVLNLDGHQNNGAQLKQFIQRHSMLKQQDLNIAMMVTSREVLSALSQLVPCVGCRRSVERLFSQLVESGNPALEPLTVGPKGVLSVTRSCMTDAKKLYTLFYVHGSKLNDMIDAIPKSKKNKRCQLHSLDTHKPKPLGGCWMDVWELMSQECRDEVVLIDSSCLLETLETYLRKHRFCTDCKNKVLRAYNILIGELDCSKEKGYCAALYEGLRCCPHERHIHVCCETDFIAHLLGRAEPEFAGGYERRERHAKTIDIAQEEVLTCLGIHLYERLHRIWQKLRAEEQTWQMLFYLGVDALRKSFEMAVEKVQGISRLEQLCEEFSEEERVRELKQEKKRQKRKNRRKNKCVCEIPTPLQATEEKEINQAKENSNFTESSCKACGSTEEANNCVEVIVTNESTSCTCPSSGTLLGSPKIKKGLSPHCNGSDCGYSSSMEGSETGSREGSDVACTEGICNHDENGDDSCVHRCDDKEEDGDSCVECWANSEENNTKGKNKKKKKKSKTLKCENEHIQKLGSCMADPGNRETSGNIMHTEFHRDKTKDTHAESCCSSEKSGQQLPWFEHMKNVSQFAEPTEMSLVPDTGKGAKSLVELLDESECTSDEEIFISQDEIQSFMANNKSFYSNREQYRQHLKEKFNKYCRLNDHKRPICNGWLTTAGAN
- the GGNBP2 gene encoding gametogenetin-binding protein 2 isoform X2, which codes for MARLVAVCRDGEEEFPFEKRQIPLYIDDTLTMVMEFPDNVLNLDGHQNNGAQLKQFIQRHSMLKQQDLNIAMMVTSREVLSALSQLVPCVGCRRSVERLFSQLVESGNPALEPLTVGPKGVLSVTRSCMTDAKKLYTLFYVHGSKLNDMIDAIPKSKKNKRCQLHSLDTHKPKPLGGCWMDVWELMSQECRDEVVLIDSSCLLETLETYLRKHRFCTDCKNKVLRAYNILIGELDCSKEKGYCAALYEGLRCCPHERHIHVCCETDFIAHLLGRAEPEFAGGRRERHAKTIDIAQEEVLTCLGIHLYERLHRIWQKLRAEEQTWQMLFYLGVDALRKSFEMAVEKVQGISRLEQLCEEFSEEERVRELKQEKKRQKRKNRRKNKCVCEIPTPLQATEEKEINQAKENSNFTESSCKACGSTEEANNCVEVIVTNESTSCTCPSSGTLLGSPKIKKGLSPHCNGSDCGYSSSMEGSETGSREGSDVACTEGICNHDENGDDSCVHRCDDKEEDGDSCVECWANSEENNTKGKNKKKKKKSKTLKCENEHIQKLGSCMADPGNRETSGNIMHTEFHRDKTKDTHAESCCSSEKSGQQLPWFEHMKNVSQFAEPTEMSLVPDTGKGAKSLVELLDESECTSDEEIFISQDEIQSFMANNKSFYSNREQYRQHLKEKFNKYCRLNDHKRPICNGWLTTAGAN